The following proteins are co-located in the Apium graveolens cultivar Ventura chromosome 5, ASM990537v1, whole genome shotgun sequence genome:
- the LOC141724129 gene encoding uncharacterized protein LOC141724129: protein MGSNLYGVVVDSDVPKEVTTTLYPSLTQLSLSELPKLEEWVETVMSTGDVGRRVLPKLESLKIEECPILRKIPNCSFPCLKKLEIRDMESSMILESLSINVSSLTTLDLENIRDGGAEESSSSSSSSSSSSSSSSSFSNMECRINALLKNNSLSLTELVLRECKGLKRVTLGASLEKLDVRGYPNLISISNNSDERSAALKSLSIRDLPSSHLDGVFVHIHSNTLESLWLGPSSDELDEFVWPWPFSSVISFPNLIRFDLYGWKKVKSITLFDQLQFPALTHLKIHGFRGVKALPDSIAKLLSLKHLYICYCDILESLPTFEESHGLQCLYINEFPILKKRCEKGSGPEWFKI from the coding sequence ATGGGGAGCAATCTATATGGAGTTGTAGTAGATAGTGATGTCCCAAAAGAAGTTACAACCACATTGTATCCATCATTGACACAACTCTCTTTGTCGGAATTGCCAAAGCTAGAAGAATGGGTGGAGACAGTTATGAGTACAGGGGATGTTGGGCGAAGGGTATTACCCAAACTTGAGAGTTTGAAAATCGAAGAATGCCCAATATTGAGAAAGATCCCGAATTGTAGTTTTCCCTGCTTAAAGAAGTTGGAAATCAGGGATATGGAGAGCAGCATGATACTAGAATCTCTAAGCATAAATGTTAGCTCACTCACCACTCTAGATCTGGAGAATATCAGAGACGGAGGAGCAGaggagtcatcatcatcatcatcatcatcatcatcatcctcgTCATCGTCGTCGTCATTTTCAAACATGGAATGCAGAATCAATGCGCTCTTAAAAAACAATTCCCTTTCTTTGACTGAATTAGTCCTACGAGAGTGCAAGGGTTTAAAACGGGTGACCCTAGGTGCGTCTCTTGAGAAATTAGATGTAAGAGGGTATCCAAATCTAATAAGTATTAGTAATAATTCAGATGAAAGGTCAGCTGCTCTCAAATCTCTTTCGATAAGGGATCTCCCATCCTCTCATTTAGATGGGGTATTTGTTCATATACACAGTAACACACTTGAATCTTTGTGGTTAGGTCCCTCCTCagatgaattagatgaatttgTATGGCCATGGCCATTCTCTTCTGTAATTTCATTTCCTAACCTAATTCGCTTCGACCTGTATGGGTGGAAAAAGGTGAAGTCAATAACGCTCTTTGACCAACTTCAGTTTCCTGCTTTGACTCATTTGAAAATACATGGATTCAGAGGAGTAAAAGCTCTCCCGGATTCAATAGCAAAACTTCTATCTCTCAAGCACTTATATATCTGCTACTGTGATATTTTGGAGAGTTTGCCTACGTTTGAAGAATCTCATGGCCTTCAATGCCTGTACATAAATGAGTTTCCAATCCTGAAAAAAAGATGTGAAAAGGGGAGTGGGCCGGAATGGTTTAAGATTTAA